A stretch of the Pseudorasbora parva isolate DD20220531a chromosome 13, ASM2467924v1, whole genome shotgun sequence genome encodes the following:
- the LOC137039301 gene encoding uncharacterized protein, whose product MSMAHMMGERGDSGRSRSRRAAFSQTAGREIWRLCSDDRDLLPDPTQIQAIPRYLASPSLSEFSVSVFTGQADRRKMAWQSGSQQSSDDDEHPLNSTSSKCSCMDSGHSRSRSGSDSFDWSCPPLPGQVPVEPTGTSNGRNVQGAMEASPLNKTSTGQADRTLQSGSQQSSDDDEHPFSSSSSSSKCSCIEELLPQILRWASCHPCP is encoded by the exons ATGTCGATGGCTCACATGATGGGTGAAAGAGGAG ACTCAGGCCGCTCTAGATCCAGAAGAGCTGCTTTCTCTCAGACGGCTGGTCGGGAGATTTGGAGACTCTGTTCTGATGACCGCGATCTGCTGCCAGACCCGACCCAGATCCAGGCGATTCCAAGATATTTAGCATCTCCGTCTCTGTCTGAGTTTTCTGTGTCTGTGTTCACAGGTCAGGCGGACAGGAGGAAGAtggcgtggcagagcggcagCCAGCAGAGCTCAGATGATGATGAACATCCCCTCAATTCAACTTCATCTAAATGCTCTTGCATGG ACTCAGGTCACTCCAGATCCAGGAGTGGATCGGACAGCTTTGATTGGTCGTGCCCTCCGCTGCCAGGTCAAGTTCCTGTCGAGCCAACGGGGACTTCTAATGGCCGAAATGTTCAGGGTGCCATGGAGGCTTCTCCCCTGAACAAGACCTCAACAG GTCAGGCTGACAGGACGCTGCAGAGCGGCAGCCAACAGAGCTCAGATGATGATGAACATCCATTctcctcatcttcatcttcatctaaaTGCTCTTGCATTG AAGAACTGCTTCCACAGATTCTTCGCTGGGCATCATGTCATCCTTGTCCCTGA
- the LOC137038105 gene encoding serine/threonine-protein kinase pim-2-like: MEASPLNKTSTENPPGCGKWKRIRSFFTRVWKALKSPVCCCLSSAVDVVEPFSPDPEPSSSASDHSAVKPNDESFESLYNVGAMLGSGGFGSVYKGTRKSDGKKVAIKQLSKIENNRYLYIPGHPKPLVTEVALLLMMRRKPISPLIIQLYEWFEHPGKFTLVMEFPEPCMSLRDYIVRKPIYEPTARFIMRQALLAVQVCIEHGVFHNDIHAQNFLVNERTLELKLIDFGCGQLFSNDGYESKTYIGLPYYYPPEVLTEPRFHAIPANVWALGVLLYTMVHVSHPFANSEDIRRAKIPFMYYNLSKRNNILAVLGGGLELET; encoded by the exons ATGGAGGCTTCTCCCCTGAACAAGACCTCAACAG AAAATCCTCCAGGATGTGGGAAATGGAAAAGAATTCGTTCTTTCTTCACGAGGGTATGGAAGGCTCTGAAGAGTCCTGTCTGCTGCTGTCTCAGTAGTGCTGTGGATGTTGTGGAGCCTTTTTCCCCTGATCCTGAGCCATCATCATCTGCGTCAGATCACTCCGCCGTCAAGCCAAATGATG aGTCTTTTGAGTCTCTCTATAATGTGGGAGCGATGCTTGGATCCGGAGGATTTGGCAGCGTGTACAAGGGAACACGCAAATCTGATGGCAAAAAG GTTGCCATCAAGCAGTTAAGCAAGATTGAAAACAATCGTTATCTTTATATT CCTGGGCATCCCAAACCTCTCGTTACAGAAGTGgcgctgctgctgatgatgaggCGAAAACCCATAAGCCCGCTCATCATACAGCTCTACGAGTGGTTTGAACATCCTGGAAAATTCACTCTTGTTATGGAGTTCCCCGAGCCTTGCATGAGCTTGCGGGACTACATCGTTCGCAAACCCATCTATGAACCCACAGCACGGTTCATCATGCGACAGGCTCTGCTGGCAGTACAGGTCTGCATCGAGCATGGTGTTTTTCATAATGACATTCATGCGCAGAATTTCCTCGTAAATGAAAGGACGTTGGAGCTCAAGCTGATCGACTTTGGCTGCGGTCAGCTATTTAGTAATGATGGCTACGAGAGCAAAACATACATTG GACTGCCGTATTACTATCCACCTGAAGTCTTAACAGAACCTCGTTTCCACGCCATACCAGCAAATGTCTGGGCTCTAGGAGTGCTGTTGTACACTATGGTGCACGTATCTCATCCTTTTGCCAATTCGGAAGATATCAGACGAGCCAAAATTCCATTTATGTACTACAACTTATCCAAAC GAAACAACATACTTGCTGTCCTTGGTGGAGGGCTTGAGCTCGAGACTTGA